A genomic window from Camelina sativa cultivar DH55 chromosome 2, Cs, whole genome shotgun sequence includes:
- the LOC109125219 gene encoding uncharacterized protein LOC109125219, whose product MDETMAARYWCHMCSQMVNPIMESEIKCPFCQSGFIEEMSSNDNGDGGGGGSRGIITRDVQDSETDFGTDRALSLWAPILLGMMSSPRRRRRFRRSEFGEDNDDDDELNNVDGNDNKSRDLGEVKD is encoded by the coding sequence atggaTGAAACAATGGCAGCTAGGTATTGGTGTCACATGTGTTCACAAATGGTGAATCCAATAATGGAATCTGAAATCAAATGTCCCTTTTGTCAAAGCGGGTTCATTGAAGAAATGAGCAGTAATGACAAtggagatggaggaggaggtggaagcAGAGGCATCATAACAAGAGATGTTCAAGATTCAGAAACAGATTTTGGAACAGACCGTGCGTTGTCTCTATGGGCACCAATCTTGCTTGGGATGATGAGTAGTCCTAGGAGACGAAGAAGGTTTAGGAGATCAGAGTTTGGTGaagacaatgatgatgatgatgagttgaACAATGTTGATGGGAATGATAACA